ACTCATTATTTTGCATGACACCACAAAGGTATTGAGATGAATACtgtgggctttttttttgcaaagataTTTTAGACAATGATCCAATATGAACAGCATATGAATAGATACTCCACAGTGCTGAGCTGATTTTCTACTGCTACATTTGCAGTACAATGTAAAACTTGAAGTGGTGTTACAtcttagataaaaaaaattaaaaaaaaacaacaattagtATGTAAAATATTATCCCACTTCGCTTTTCTCCCTCCTCTCCATCAATAAAAGTACAACAATATTTCAATATTGTAATGAGTTTCTGTGTAGCAGTACCATGAACACTGCTGAGTATGTTTACTAATATGTAGAAAACTAGCATTAAAGAGATCAATAAGATGAATTGGCCACTGAAACACTCCGGTACAAAAGTGTATCAAAGCTCACAGCAATGACATCTGCTTCAACTTATCACCGTAGATGACAAAACTACTTCAGACACCCTGTAAGTACATCATTTGTATAGTAACACAAGGAACAGTTATGCCTCGAGATGTGCTCTGctggtagattttttttttaaagaaaaaaaaaagtcaataaataagtACACTTCCCTTTCTTTTCTCATGGATGGTGTAGCTTTGCATAGCAGGGTTGGACCTCAGGGTCAGGCTGAAACACACTGACCGCTGAAAGTCCTGCCGTGGTCCATGACACcagtgatgaaggtgatgaggaTGGTTGTGGTGATGCTAAAGATGATGAGGATGGATGGTTCAGTAAACCCAGTTAACCGGTACCCATTGAGGCTCTGCGCACAGCTGCTCCACAGCCGCCTGAAGTTTCTCAAAAGCCTTATCCAGATTATCGTTCACTATTGTCAAGTCAAAGTAATGGTTGTACGCCCGTTTGATCCTGGCACTCTCGTCCACTGTTTTCTTTAAGTCCGTTTCCTGCGAGAGAGACGCAAACGTCAGTGTGCGTCTTCAAAGCATGCAAACAACTAAGTGTACACACATTTAAGTGTACACAGTCTTTAAtgtcttggctgacaggagaatACAGTTGAGTTAAATATGAGACTGACCGTCAGTAGTTTGGTGGTGATTCCTGCGTCCACCACAGCTTTGTGCATGGCTCGTAGTGTGTCCAGCTCGGGAGCAGCGATGAAAACCACAAACGGCATAAACTCCGCTGTTCTTAACACCTTCAGTGCCTGGCAATGACGGTCATTATTCAGTGATTTATTGGAGTCATATTGTCTGTTATAAAAACTGATTTATCTACACAATAAACCTGGCCCTGCACTATACACAAAATTGcatctttattttatctttatttatctgCAGAGGCTGAAATATTTGTTACAATGTTGATATCATAACATACTGATGAGCTATAACTCATCAACAGAAGCAGGAAGAGCTTTTACTAATAACTCAGCTTATCTAAGTATTAGTACTGTCCAAAACTTTCTAAACTGAATTTAAATTAAACCACCAAAGGAAACTGTCACTAAACAaataacattatatttattatatacaggGTTGGGAGGGTAAGATAAcaactctgagtcttctcctataatgcctgatgagattggagattacatggcaagggatctgagaccattcctccatacagaatctctccagatccttcaaatttcaaggtccatgctggtggactctcctcttcagttcactcacaggttttctatgggtttcaagtcaggagactgggatggccatggcaggaccttgattttgtggtcaataaaccatttttgtgttgattttgatgtatgttttggatcactgtcctgctggaagatccaaacacggaccattttaagctttctggcagaggcagtcaggttttcatttaatatctgttgatatttgacagagtccatgatgccatatatcctaacaaaatgtccaggtcctctggcagaaaaacaacccaaaacattaaagagccaccatcatatttaaccatgggcatgaggtatttttccatatggctatctctctgtgtgcgccaaaaccacctctggtgtttattaacaaaaagctccattttggtttcatctgaccatagaacccgatcccatttgaagttcagtagtgtctggcaaactgaagacacttgagtttttggatgagagtaaaggcttttttcttgaaaccattccaaacaacttgtggtgatgtaggtgactacAGATTGtatttttggagactttctgaccccaggACGCAACTAAtgtctgcaattctccagctgtgatccttggagatgttttggccactcgaaccatcctcttcacagtgcgttgagacaatatagacacacgtccaattccaggttgattcataacatttccagttgactggaatttcttaattattgccctgatggtggaaatgggcattttcaatacatgtgctattttcttatagccacttcccattttgtgaagctcaacaaccttttgctgcacatcacagctacattccttggtcttacccattgttatgaatgactaagggaatttggcctatgtgttacctcatatttatacccctgtgaaacaggaagtcatggttgaacaatttcctgttcatattcacccaggtgtactaaaaattttttaaatatcaatgggaatatacttcaaatatatttttctcatatgaattcatggggtgccaataattgttgcacacctatatttaacaaagatatttttaataaacctgtgtttgcagttgtttgatatccatgagagcagagtatttttgtgaatcttttaaacaaaagatcaaaaggttaaacaataaagacaaattttcacagccttctttgctcatatttaccaagggtgccaatattataaGTTTGATTTGTAACATAATGCCTATGATCTCAGCCCAATTTTAGCAATGCCATGACCATTGTGACTGATAATTCTGTGGCTTGTTTCTGTGGATAATTAAGTGGCTGTTGGAAATTGGACGAATTATATTACTTACATGTAATCCCTTATGCTtcgtttgttttatatttaattagaaAATTACTACGTACActgaaaatatgtcaaaaaaaaatgtaagtatgCTACAGATGACATGCACTCATTCAGAGCACCCTTTCTACATCAACCCAATCAATCGAGTGTCACAgattggaggaaaaaaacaaaagatcagaaAACACCAGTTGACTTATTTTACGTGAGTAAAAACAATGCATGCATAACCTGATATTAATGTTGTCAGCAAATCTGCCATGGTACTGTGGTCAAATACTGATCCTGTGGTTTCTCTGTCTCCCTACAGTCACGTCTATGATTTTTACCTTTAATGCATAAACATGGTGAAAATTCTAGAGTGTAATTTTGGTTTTCATAAGGACACCCAAGAGTAatcattttcctgtaaattTTAGCTAAACTtgaataacataaaaatatttggCACAGGCATCATTTCCACTGGGAACAAAAAGGATATGACTGCGATATACCTGGGATATGTTTTTCCATACTGCTTTCCTGCAGTAAACTTTGTTCTGACAGCCCTTATAAATATTGCTCCACTGTTTTTAATGATAAAATtcagtaaacatttttatttacttctgtACTAAAGTCCAGACACCTGCTGTCACCGCATTGACTTTCTGTTCTGCTCACCTGTGGGTTGACGTCCAGTATGCAGGTGCGACCGGCATTTACCACCTCGTGAATCGAGTCGATTTTGGTGCCATACAGATTCCCATCATACTCCCCATGCTCGAGGTAGCGGCCGGCTTTAATGTCCACCTCCATCTCTGCTCTGGACACAAAGCAGTATGACTGACCGTCCTTCTCTTCGTCACGTGGCCGCCGACATGTGActgatgggagagagagaaaccatgGGATCAATATTTCACCATAATATCTTAACAGTACTGCTAACATTAATATCAGGTTATACGATACTATTGAAAATATTAAACTGACGGATGAGAACAGACTGTTAGGAAAGACATGCACTCCAGGAGTAGTTATTAAACCTACAAGGTACAGTGGTGCCAAAGAGCAGTGGGTTTAACATGATCAGCCTGTTCTTCAGGCTTCTGCGGCCAACACCCTGAGCACCAATCAGGATAAGTGTCTTCCTCTGGAATGGAGGCATCCTAGCTACCTCCTCATAGATTTGCAGCTCATGACGATCAAATTCTAatacaaacaggaagtgggtgTAGAtgacaggaaaagagaaagaaaatattagatgtgccCATGTGTCAGACACCtcatattccaaaaaaaaataaattccactctttaaaataaacaatacaataaaactTCTTCCTGTTGTGCCAACCTGCATTTTTTGCTGTTAAGtacatcattttctttttcttcctttttccagTTATCGTTCCACAGAGAATTCCTGGAATTTAAGAAAAGGGAAATCACATTGCAGTGAGAGAGGAGTATGACTGATACCAAATTCATACTCCTCTCTGATCTAATAACAGCATTCAAAGAAATATCATTATAGATATCTATCATTTTGTTTATaagggtttaaacaaaaaaaaattcctaacATACCTGAGCCTTCCATGTCTCTCCGTACAAATgctttcctcttctcttccaAATACTGGCTTGGGATGAGACCGGTGCGGCCTCCAACTACACTACGTGCCTGAGGGACACACAGGTTATCATGTCAGTGAGTGCTTACACAACTCAATGGGTTACTTTTAATTTAGTTTCATGTAACTCTACATGAATGGTATTAAACTGTATACAATTTTACATGCTGAACTGGCACAACAGACCAGAAACATTCAGATGTGCTACCAACCTGCCACCAGTTGGGGTCCTCCCTGTTCACAATGTGCAAGATCTCTCCTTTGGAAAAGGCCAGACCTGCTTCTTTACAGGGAATGAGGTTGTCTGTTTCAGGGTTGTACTTGAAATGAGGTCTCAAATACACCTAAAAACAGAAAGTATTATTTTTAAGTGAATGTTAATTGAAAGCAtgatcactcacacacacacacacacacacacacacacacacacacacacacacacacacacacacacacacacaaccggtcaaaagtttggggacacgtaactgaaatgtttctcatgatcttaaaaaccttttgatctgaaggtatacgattaaatgtttgaaatcggtgttgtagacaaaaatagaattgtgccaacatattcatttctttcattaaaaaactaacaatattttttttaaatggatgacttggagcaaaatatttcaaaaagcagccgataagtgtccagtATCGGTGGGGATTCctttaatattgtttaaaaagcatctcagggagattcctcaagaaaatGGTTGAGAAATTGCCAaaaatttctggaaattctaggcaaaaaatGCGTCTACTATGAAGACactaaaatgttaaattattctgatttatttttgatttttttatattcccatagttccagttgtgttactccagagttttgattacttttttattattattctaaaatgtatgcaatgtgtgtgtgtgtgtgtgggggggggggggttagggggtctaaacttttgaccggtaatTTATATATATCACTCTAAAGCACTATAATTTTAGAGGCAACTATGGGGGAAAAACACAAGTGTATGTAGTAGGTTTAATATTCAAAGACAGCTTCATTGAACTTATAAGTGACCACAGAATTGAGTGTAAAGGAGGACAGGACAATCTTCAGCTTGAACATGCAACTGGCTGACATGCTGCCTTTATTCATGCTGCAGATGGTGCGTATGCATGTGTAATTCTGTGCACTCAGTCTATTTGCATGTGTCAGGAGAAAcgaacattcttttttttttacaaatggaTTGgtggaaaaacatttttttgtttgccgTCTGACATCTACAGTATTTCTTTAGTTTTGAATTGGCTGTATGAGGCTAAATAATTCTTCCTTTGCACAGAGTTAGTATTACTCTGGAGCTGAGTCCTACCTTTTACAGTTGAAAACCAATTTGGATCAATACAAAATGATATGGACAATCTTTTAGTTCCATTTTTAacttacatttataaacatagTATAGCCCTGCTTTTTCCCCaaaaattgtttaattaaaaaaatgtcgCATAACTAATTTTGTAGCATAACAATGTCATCTGAAGCAAGTATAGGAGTCAGCCTTAGTGCAAAACCAAAGAAGCAAATGCCAGACAACAAACATGTCTGAAATGACTACATTTagaataagtgaaaatgtatgcatatttgttttgtttttttcatcaaGCATTTCATTAACTTCATCAGTTAACGTAATAAACCGACCGTCAGTCCTCTTCAAACGAGATGATCTGCAATATTTGCATGAgatattattaattttacaaatgaataGCTTAACATGCTGTATTAATGAGTTATAAATCTCAAACTAGACTCTTAGTTTGTCTTTCATGTAGCTCTATGCTTAAGGCCAAGTAGGATATTGTCGACAAGAAAGCATAGcatgtttttacaaaaaatatttagatGGCTTTTAACCTTAGTTCCTGTTGTGTGTACTGTCAACATACAAACTCTGCCTGTTC
This Ictalurus furcatus strain D&B chromosome 1, Billie_1.0, whole genome shotgun sequence DNA region includes the following protein-coding sequences:
- the pals2a gene encoding MAGUK p55 subfamily member 6a isoform X1, which encodes MTVANAKSGTAMQKVLDNLKELPPSTGAKDIDLIFLRGIMESPIVRSLAKAHERLEDVKLEAVRNNNVELVSEILSDISGLAEHNDSAAELSKILKEPHFQSLMETHDQVAAKSFETPPSAANNTTKSSTSLMPVDTVRMISIQKKAGEPLGVTFRVENGELVIARILHGSMIDRQGMLHTGDVIRELNGQEVGSDPTALQEMLKDINGSVTLKILPSYRDTPTAAQVYLRPHFKYNPETDNLIPCKEAGLAFSKGEILHIVNREDPNWWQARSVVGGRTGLIPSQYLEEKRKAFVRRDMEGSGILCGTITGKRKKKKMMYLTAKNAEFDRHELQIYEEVARMPPFQRKTLILIGAQGVGRRSLKNRLIMLNPLLFGTTVPFTCRRPRDEEKDGQSYCFVSRAEMEVDIKAGRYLEHGEYDGNLYGTKIDSIHEVVNAGRTCILDVNPQALKVLRTAEFMPFVVFIAAPELDTLRAMHKAVVDAGITTKLLTETDLKKTVDESARIKRAYNHYFDLTIVNDNLDKAFEKLQAAVEQLCAEPQWVPVNWVY
- the pals2a gene encoding MAGUK p55 subfamily member 6a isoform X2, whose product is MQKVLDNLKELPPSTGAKDIDLIFLRGIMESPIVRSLAKAHERLEDVKLEAVRNNNVELVSEILSDISGLAEHNDSAAELSKILKEPHFQSLMETHDQVAAKSFETPPSAANNTTKSSTSLMPVDTVRMISIQKKAGEPLGVTFRVENGELVIARILHGSMIDRQGMLHTGDVIRELNGQEVGSDPTALQEMLKDINGSVTLKILPSYRDTPTAAQVYLRPHFKYNPETDNLIPCKEAGLAFSKGEILHIVNREDPNWWQARSVVGGRTGLIPSQYLEEKRKAFVRRDMEGSGILCGTITGKRKKKKMMYLTAKNAEFDRHELQIYEEVARMPPFQRKTLILIGAQGVGRRSLKNRLIMLNPLLFGTTVPFTCRRPRDEEKDGQSYCFVSRAEMEVDIKAGRYLEHGEYDGNLYGTKIDSIHEVVNAGRTCILDVNPQALKVLRTAEFMPFVVFIAAPELDTLRAMHKAVVDAGITTKLLTETDLKKTVDESARIKRAYNHYFDLTIVNDNLDKAFEKLQAAVEQLCAEPQWVPVNWVY